The Brassica napus cultivar Da-Ae chromosome C7, Da-Ae, whole genome shotgun sequence genome has a segment encoding these proteins:
- the LOC106408144 gene encoding acetolactate synthase 3, chloroplastic-like codes for MATITNISTSFYKYHHDHSSSKTLLPVSKLALPFAINPRKPSYIHCRSKHGSLSCSAVLNSLPEDLSRRGSDILVESLERQGVETVFAYRGSVSTQGVEAAYAYHGDISRGSTELYRALKRSSVIRRIPSHNVKSALFAAEGYARSSGKPGICIIAASNRGGDYLASCLSDTCVPLVAITSQYLKDETSMRLMTKHIFQVMNVEDIPKIIEEAFFLATSGRPGLVLINLPEDIQKYYAVPSWESYWEQIFSLIKEAKKPMLYVGGGCLNSIDELNRFVQLTGIPVTSAIMGLGSYPSNDVFSLQTFGMQRTVYANHALKECDLLLAFGVGSDEPLPSKAKTVHVDIDASGDYERPLVPVRVDVKLAFQEMNKILEERDDELKLDFKLWRIELKEYKQNTPLSFKPPKEAIPPQFVIQVLNELTDGNAFITTGAGHHHMWAAQFYKCKKPMHWLASRGFEAMGFGLSAAIGASVANPDVVVVYIDGDRSFLKNAPYLPTIVTENLPVKILILDNEYIGVSQAGDMCYKKSFLGDKATTILPDMLKVAEICKIPGRRVSRREEVRGAIQAMLDTPGPYMLDVIVPDEREIF; via the coding sequence ATGGCGACGATCACAAATATATCAACCTCCTTCTACAAATATCATCATGATCATTCCTCCTCAAAAACTCTTTTACCAGTTTCGAAACTAGCTCTTCCTTTTGCCATAAATCCTCGAAAACCCTCCTACATCCATTGCCGTAGCAAACACGGTTCTCTCTCCTGCTCTGCAGTTCTCAACTCACTTCCTGAAGACCTCTCCCGCAGGGGCTCTGATATCCTCGTTGAGTCCCTTGAACGTCAAGGCGTTGAAACCGTCTTCGCATACCGTGGATCCGTATCCACGCAAGGCGTTGAAGCAGCCTACGCATACCATGGAGACATCTCCCGTGGATCCACGGAGCTCTACCGCGCGCTCAAGCGCTCCTCCGTGATCCGTCGCATCCCTTCCCACAACGTTAAAAGTGCACTTTTTGCAGCTGAGGGCTACGCTCGGTCCTCTGGAAAACCTGGAATCTGTATTATAGCCGCCTCTAACCGCGGAGGTGACTATCTCGCTAGCTGTCTATCTGACACTTGCGTCCCCCTTGTGGCCATAACCAGCCAATACCTTAAGGACGAGACGTCAATGCGTTTGATGACGAAACATATATTTCAAGTGATGAATGTAGAGGATATCCCCAAGATCATCGAGGAAGCCTTCTTTCTAGCTACTTCCGGTCGTCCCGGTCTTGTTTTGATTAATCTTCCCGAGGATATTCAGAAATATTATGCTGTTCCTAGTTGGGAATCTTACTGGGAGCAGATTTTTAGCTTAATAAAAGAAGCTAAAAAACCTATGTTGTATGTTGGAGGTGGCTGTCTGAACTCCATCGATGAACTGAATAGATTTGTCCAACTTACAGGAATCCCTGTCACTAGTGCAATAATGGGACTTGGATCTTACCCTTCCAACGATGTTTTTTCGTTACAAACATTTGGAATGCAAAGGACAGTGTATGCAAATCACGCTTTAAAAGAATGCGATCTTTTGCTAGCTTTTGGGGTTGGTTCCGACGAGCCTTTAcctagcaaggctaaaacagtTCATGTCGACATCGACGCATCAGGAGATTATGAGAGACCTCTTGTACCAGTGCGCGTAGATGTTAAGTTGGCTTTTCAAGAGATGAATAAGATTCTTGAGGAACGAGACGATGAGCTCAAGCTTGATTTTAAACTCTGGAGGATTGAGTTGAAAGAGTATAAGCAAAACACACCGTTGAGTTTCAAGCCACCTAAAGAGGCCATCCCTCCACAGTTTGTGATTCAAGTCCTTAATGAGCTAACCGATGGTAACGCCTTTATAACTACTGGTGCCGGGCATCATCATATGTGGGCGGCGCAGTTTTACAAGTGTAAGAAACCCATGCACTGGCTAGCATCAAGAGGCTTCGAAGCAATGGGGTTCGGACTCTCCGCTGCCATTGGAGCGTCTGTTGCAAACCCTGATGTGGTTGTTGTGTACATTGACGGAGACAGGAGCTTCCTAAAGAATGCGCCGTACTTGCCTACTATCGTGACAGAGAATCTTCCAGTGAAGATACTTATACTAGACAACGAGTACATTGGTGTCTCCCAGGCGGGAGATATGTGTTACAAGAAATCTTTTCTCGGTGATAAGGCGACAACAATACTACCTGATATGCTCAAGGTTGCAGAAATTTGTAAGATTCCAGGGAGGAGAGTGTCGAGGAGAGAAGAAGTACGAGGGGCTATACAGGCCATGCTCGACACACCTGGTCCATATATGTTGGATGTGATAGTTCCGGATGAGAGGGAAATATTTTAG
- the LOC106411430 gene encoding cytochrome P450 71B34 has translation MAISLYLLYLLVLTLVSIIFLKLFKQSNSKLPPSPPTLPIIGNLHQLGELPHQSLWRLSKKYGPVIFMKLGTVPMIVVSTPDTAKQALRVFDLNCCSRPSLAGSRKLSYNYKDIAFSPFDDYWKEIRKLSVQELFNIKRIHSIQPIKYEEMRKLMTSLAESGAKKSPVNMSKKLLSLTAGVVCRASFGVSFQDTVLDSERFNELVPEALEILGSFSASDFYPYIGWILDRFTGLHKRRERSAQDLDAFCEQMIDLHLKKGKEENEDFVDLLMKLEKEKVVLGQAKFTRNNIKALLINILLAGIDTSAITMTWAMAELSRNPRLMRKVQSEIREKYGDKELISLEETEELEYMKMVIKETWRLHPTTPLLLPRQVMTEFEIDGYKIPVNTRLQVNVWAIGRDPDAWKDPEEFIPERFMDSNINVKGQNFELLPFGSGRRMCPAIYMGTKMVEFGLANLLNRFDWELPQGMKCEDVKMEEAPGLTIYKKRDLLLVPVKR, from the exons ATGgcaatctctctctatctcctaTACCTTTTAGTTCTTACCCTAGTCTCAATAATTTTCCTTAAActgttcaaacaatcaaactcCAAACTACCTCCAAGCCCTCCAACGCTTCCAATCATCGGAAACTTACATCAGCTTGGAGAATTGCCACATCAGTCTCTATGGAGACTCTCCAAAAAGTATGGTCCAGTGATATTTATGAAGCTTGGTACAGTCCCAATGATCGTAGTTTCTACTCCTGATACAGCAAAACAAGCCCTAAGAGTCTTTGACCTTAATTGTTGTAGCCGTCCATCATTAGCAG GCTCAAGGAAGCTCTCTTACAACTACAAGGACATCGCTTTCTCTCCGTTTGATGATTACTGGAAAGAAATAAGGAAGCTCTCTGTTCAAGAACTCTTTAACATCAAACGTATTCATTCGATTCAACCCATCAAATACGAGGAGATGAGGAAACTGATGACTTCACTCGCTGAATCAGGCGCTAAGAAATCTCCGGTTAACATGAGCAAGAAGCTTCTTTCTTTAACAGCTGGCGTGGTGTGCAGGGCATCATTTGGTGTGAGTTTCCAAGACACTGTGCTTGACAGTGAGAGGTTCAACGAGTTAGTCCCTGAGGCACTTGAGATTTTAGGGAGCTTCTCTGCCTCAGATTTTTACCCTTATATTGGCTGGATCTTGGATCGATTCACGGGTTTACACAAACGTAGAGAGAGAAGCGCACAAGATCTCGATGCCTTCTGTGAACAGATGATTGATCTGCATCTAAAGAAAGGCAAAGAAGAGAATGAAGATTTCGTGGACCTTCTCATGAAGTTGGAAAAGGAAAAAGTTGTTCTTGGACAAGCAAAATTCACAAGAAACAATATCAAAGCACTCCTCATT aacattCTTCTAGCGGGAATAGATACTTCTGCAATAACAATGACATGGGCAATGgctgaactctcaagaaacccACGACTGATGAGGAAAGTTCAATCTGAAATCCGAGAAAAATATGGGGACAAAGAACTAATCAGCTTAGAAGAAACTGAGGAGCTAGAGTACATGAAAATGGTGATTAAAGAGACATGGAGGCTTCATCCTACAACACCTCTTCTGCTTCCAAGACAAGTAATGACTGAATTTGAGATCGACGGCTACAAGATTCCAGTCAATACAAGGCTGCAAGTGAATGTTTGGGCTATAGGGCGTGATCCAGATGCATGGAAAGACCCAGAAGAGTTTATTCCAGAAAGGTTTATGGATAGTAATATTAATGTGAAAGGACAGAACTTTGAGTTGTTGCCATTTGGGAGTGGTAGGAGAATGTGTCCTGCAATTTACATGGGGACTAAAATGGTTGAGTTTGGTCTGGCAAATCTGCTGAATCGTTTTGACTGGGAGTTACCACAAGGAATGAAATGTGAGGATGTAAAGATGGAGGAAGCTCCAGGACTTACTATTTACAAGAAACGTGATCTTCTACTTGTTCCGGTTAAGCGTTAA
- the LOC106411025 gene encoding cytochrome P450 71B26-like, giving the protein MDNIWVLPLLFLIYFVVLDAYKRSKRQQLRKPPSPPGYPIIGNLHQLGVLPHQSLWTQSKKYGPVMLLNLGKVPMVILSSVETAKQALRDHDIHCCSRPTAAGFRELSYNNLDIAFSPFSDYWKDVRKLAVKELFSTKQVHSVKPIMDEEVKKLMDSVVESASQKIPISINKTFLDLTKRVVCKAAFGVSFEGIGIKSDGFNKLVREAFEMLGSFSAADFIPYVGWIIDQFTGLQGRRERSVRDLDAFYEYVIDLHKEEKKQGREDFVDLLLRLEKEGTVLGNDNLTKNHIKAILMNILLGGVETSAITLTWAMTELSRNHRVMKKVQSEIRNQMGNKSIISFDDTDKLTYLKMVIKETWRLHPPIPLLSPREALSEFEINGYTIKAKTRLHVNVWAIGRDPDTWKDPEEFFPERFMDNSIDAKGLNFELLPFGSGRRICPAIFMGTTMVECGLANMLYNFDWKLPEGIMVEDIDMEESPGLSVSKKNELLLVPMKYLDH; this is encoded by the exons ATGGATAACATTTGGGTCCTACCACTTCTCTTCCTAATTTATTTTGTGGTGCTCGACGCTTACAAACGTTCAAAGAGGCAGCAACTCCGGAAACCACCTTCTCCTCCAGGTTATCCGATCATCGGAAACTTACACCAGCTCGGAGTCTTACCACATCAATCACTATGGACTCAATCAAAGAAGTATGGTCCTGTGATGCTTTTGAACCTTGGAAAAGTCCCAATGGTCATCCTTTCTTCTGTTGAAACCGCAAAACAAGCGCTAAGAGACCATGACATCCATTGCTGTAGCCGTCCTACAGCGGCAG ggtttagagaacTGTCTTACAACAACCTGGACATAGCTTTCTCACCTTTTAGTGACTACTGGAAAGACGTAAGGAAGCTCGCTGTTAAGGAACTATTCAGTACTAAACAAGTTCATTCCGTTAAACCCATCATGGACGAGGAGGTCAAGAAACTGATGGACTCAGTTGTCGAATCAGCTTCTCAGAAAATACCTATCAGTATCAATAAAACGTTTCTTGATTTAACCAAACGTGTGGTATGTAAAGCAGCATTTGGTGTGAGTTTTGAGGGAATTGGTATCAAAAGCGACGGGTTTAATAAGTTAGTCCGTGAGGCGTTCGAGATGTTGGGAAGCTTCTCTGCCGCAGACTTCATTCCGTATGTGGGTTGGATCATCGACCAGTTCACGGGTTTACAAGGGAGGAGGGAGAGAAGCGTGAGAGATCTTGATGCGTTCTATGAATATGTTATTGATCTGCATAAAGAGGAAAAGAAACAAGGGCGTGAAGATTTCGTTGATCTGCTCTTGAGGTTAGAGAAGGAAGGAACTGTTCTTGGAAATGATAATCTCACAAAAAATCATATCAAAGCTATTTTGATG AACATTCTTCTAGGAGGTGTCGAGACATCTGCAATCACCTTGACATGGGCAATGACGGAACTGTCTAGAAACCATAGAGTGATGAAGAAAGTTCAATCTGAAATCAGAAACCAAATGGGGAATAAATCCATTATTAGCTTTGATGACACAGATAAGCTAACTTACCTGAAAATGGTGATCAAAGAAACATGGAGACTACATCCTCCAATACCTCTTCTTTCTCCAAGGGAAGCACTGTCTGAATTTGAGATTAATGGCTACACCATAAAGGCCAAGACACGGCTTCATGTGAATGTTTGGGCTATTGGGCGTGATCCTGATACCTGGAAAGACCCAGAGGAGTTTTTTCCTGAGAGGTTTATGGATAATAGCATTGATGCAAAAGGGCTAAACTTTGAGTTGTTACCGTTTGGGAGTGGCCGGAGAATCTGTCCTGCAATTTTTATGGGAACAACAATGGTGGAGTGTGGTCTTGCAAATATGCTGTATAATTTTGATTGGAAGTTACCAGAAGGCATTATGGTTGAAGACATAGACATGGAAGAATCTCCTGGACTTAGTGTGAGCAAGAAAAATGAGCTTCTACTTGTTCCTATGAAGTACTTAGATCATTGA